From the Euphorbia lathyris chromosome 6, ddEupLath1.1, whole genome shotgun sequence genome, one window contains:
- the LOC136233513 gene encoding BOI-related E3 ubiquitin-protein ligase 1-like, whose translation MAVQAQYPSNVLLLNRNAQDGLDYSLQPHPGAFLDQSPMLFTNGGANNNHHNSNPRKRAREVASSTTAGITTATPIHPFSLQQQTSHLIDLSQLHNNQSQQNVVSTGLRLSFGDQQIQQNQHYQQQQQQQQQNFLCQSSSTILSLLSEDFTSQIKRQREEIDQFLQAQGEQLRRTLAEKRHRHYRALISAAEDSIGRRLREKEAEVEKAARRNAELEARATQLSVEAQVWQAKARAQEATAAALQAQLQQAIMNGGVVQDNRRGGDDGGLGSSGGGVEGQAEDAESAYVDPERVTVSGGPSCKGCQKRAATVVVLPCRHLCLCTECDQLAQACPLCLQVRNSSVEVFLY comes from the exons ATGGCTGTTCAAGCTCAATACCCTTCCAATGTTCTCCTTCTCAACAG AAACGCCCAAGACGGTCTTGATTACTCATTGCAACCGCATCCCGGAGCCTTTCTTGATCAATCTCCTATGCTTTTCACTAATGGAG GGGCTAATAATAATCATCATAATAGTAATCCGAGAAAGAGAGCAAGAGAAGTCGCTTCATCAACAACTGCCGGAATAACTACCGCCACGCCAATCCATCCATTTTCTTTGCAGCAACAAACTTCTCACTTGATTGATCTTTCTCAACTTCATAATAATCAATCTCAACAGAATGTCGTTTCAACTGGCCTCCGATTGTCCTTCGGCGACCAACAAATTCAGCAAAATCAACAttatcaacaacagcaacagCAACAGCAACAGAATTTCCTCTGCCAATCCTCTTCTACTATCTTATCTTTACTATCGGAAGATTTTACCTCTCAGATTAAACGCCAGAGAGAAGAAATTGATCAATTCCTTCAGGCGCAG GGAGAGCAGTTGAGGCGCACATTAGCAGAGAAGAGGCACAGGCACTATCGTGCGCTAATAAGCGCAGCGGAGGATTCAATCGGAAGAAGATTGAGGGAGAAAGAGGCGGAAGTGGAGAAGGCCGCTCGGCGCAACGCTGAGTTAGAAGCACGCGCCACTCAACTTAGCGTGGAGGCGCAGGTTTGGCAAGCGAAGGCAAGGGCGCAGGAGGCTACGGCGGCGGCGTTGCAGGCACAATTACAGCAAGCTATAATGAACGGAGGAGTGGTGCAGGATAACAGGAGAGGGGGGGATGATGGTGGTCTAGGTTCATCCGGCGGGGGAGTAGAAGGGCAGGCGGAGGATGCGGAATCGGCGTATGTGGACCCGGAGAGGGTAACAGTGTCAGGTGGGCCCAGTTGTAAAGGGTGCCAGAAAAGAGCGGCGACGGTGGTGGTGCTGCCGTGTCGGCATCTCTGTCTTTGTACAGAATGTGACCAACTGGCTCAAGCGTGCCCGCTTTGCCTTCAAGTAAGAAATTCCAGTGTTGAAGTTTTCCTGTACTAG